Below is a genomic region from Halogeometricum sp. S1BR25-6.
CCTTCGAGTACGCCGTTGTGGCGACGGGGAGTCGCCCCGTCGAACTGCCCGGATTCGCGTTCGACGACGACCCGATACTCGACTCCCGGGGAGCGCTCGCCCTCGAAGAGGCGCCCGACTCGCTCCTCGTCGTCGGCGGCGGCTACATCGGGATGGAACTGGCCGGCGTCTACGCGAAAGTCGGCACCGACGTCACCGTCGTGGAGATGCTGGACGAGGTGCTCCCCGGTTACGGCGAGGAGGCGAGCGAACTCGTCCGCGAACGGGCGGCGGAGTCCGGCGTCGACTTCCAGTTCGGCGAACAGGCCGACGAGTGGACCGAGGCGGACGACGGCGACGGCGTCCGGGTGACGACGGTCACAGAGGACGGCGAGGAGAGCGAGTACGACGCCGACCGCGTCCTCGTCGTCGTCGGGCGCGAACCCGTCGCCGACACCGCGAACCTCGACGCCATCGGCGTCGAGACGAACGAGGACGGGTTCGTGGAGACGGACGGACGGGGTCGAACCGCCGTCGACAACGTGTTCGCCGTCGGCGACGTGGCCGGCGAACCGATGGTCGCCCACAAGGGGATGCGCGAGGGCGAAACCGTCGCGGAGGTCATCGCCGGCGAACCCGCCGCTCTCGACTACCAGGCCGTCCCGACCGTCGTGTTCACCGACCCCGAGATAGCGACCGTGGGCATGACCGAGTCCGACGCCGAGGAGGCGGGCTACGACACCGTCGTCGGCGAGATGCCCCTCCGCGCGAACGGCCGCGCCCTCACCTTAGACGAGGAGGAGGGGTTCGTCCGCGTCGTCGCTGACGACGACGAGGGCTACCTCCTCGGCGCGCAGATAGTCGCCCCGGAGGCCTCGGAACTGATAGCCGAGTTCGGCCTCGCTCTCGAACTCGGGGCGACCCTCGACGACGTCTCCGCGACCATCCACACCCACCCGACGCTCTCGGAGGCGGCGAAGGAGGCGGCCGCGAACGCGTCGGGCCGCGCGATTCACACCCAGAACGACTGACCCACACCACCATGTACGCAACCACGAAGACGGCGCGAACGCGGCGAACCGCCAGCGAACCATCCGCCGGACGACGGCCGCTCACACGGGACCATGTCTGAGGAGAGCGAGGAGTCGGAGAACGAAACCGAGACCGAGACCGAGATGTGGTCCGAACCGGGCCAACCGGGCGACTTCCGCCAACTGCTGGACGAAGACGGCGACCTCCTCGACGACGCGGCGGTGCCGGACCTCGCGGACGACGAACTCGTCGGCCTCTACCGAACGATGGTGGCCACGCGGACGCTCGAAGAGAAGATGCTCAACATGCAACGGAGCGGGGAGGCCAGCCTCGTCGCGCGGTCGCTCGGCGAGGAGGCGACGGCGCTCGGCGCCGCCGCGGCCCTCGGCGAGGACGACTGGGTGTTCTACACCTACCGCCAGAACGCCGCGCTCCTGCACTGGGACGTGCCGATGGCCGAAATCATCCTCGGCGTCACGGGACAGGCCCCCGAGACGGTCGCGGAGGGACTCGGCGACTGGGAGTCGCCGGTGAACTTCTCGCCCGACTACACGCCCGTCGGCGTCAACGTGACGAACGCCGCCGGGTCGGCGATGACCGACAGATTCCGCGACAGGGATAACGTCTCCATGGCGTTCATCGGCGACGGGTCGACCAGCGAGGGGTCGTTCCACGACGGGATGAACTTCGCGGGCGTGTTCGACGCCCCCGTCGTCGTCGTCGTCCAGAACAACCAGTGGGCCATCTCCGAACCGTCGAAGCGACAGACCGGCGCGGAGACGTTCGCCCAGAAGGCGGAGGCGTACGGCGTCCCGCACGAACGCGTCGACGGCAACGACGTGCTCGCCGTCTACGAGGCGGCCGAGGAGGCCGTCGAACGCGCCCGCGAGGGCGGCGGAGCGACGCTCATCGAGTGCGTCACCTACCGGATGGGTAACCACAACACCTCCGATAACGCGAGCCTCTATCGCGAGGAGGAGGAACTGAAAGAGGAGTGGGCCGACCGCGACCCGATAGACCGCTTCTCCGCGTACCTCGACGGCGAGAGCCTCCTCGACGAGGGCGAACGCGAGGAGATTCAGGAGGCGGTCGACGGGGAGGTGGACGACGCCGTGGCGACGGCCCGAGACGTGCCGGACTCGGACCCGATGCGGATGTTCGACCACCACCTCCACGGCACCTCCTGGCGCGAGGCGCATCAGCGCACCGAGTTCCGACGCGAACGCGACGGCGAGAACCCCTTCACGGACTTCACGGGCGAAGCGTTCGACACCGAGCAGTGGGCCGACGAGGGGCCGTCCCTCGACGTCGACGCTTCCCCCCTCGACCCCGACGACGCCGACAGCGAGTCGATGGACATCGTGAGCGCGGTGAACCGAACGCTCCACCAGGAGATGGACCGCGACGACGACACGCGCGCCCTCGGCTACGACATCGGACCGCTGGGCGGCGTCTTCCGCGCCACGGACGGACTGCTCGACGAGTTCGGCGACTCGCGGGTGATAGACACCCCCCTCTCGGAGAACGGCATCATCGGCACCGCCGCGGGCATGGCGATGCGCGACGACCGGCCGATTCCCGAGATAGAGTTTATGGGCTTTTTCTACCCCGCCTTCGGCCAGTTCATGTACGCCGTCGCCAAGATGTACAAGCGCACCGGCGGCGACGTGGAGATGCCGATGACGATTCGGATGCCGTACGGCGGCGGCATCAAGGCCCTCGAATACCACCAGGAGTCCACGGAAACGTTCGAGATTCACGCGCCGGGCGTCCGCGTCGTCTGCCCGTCGACGCCGTACCAGACGAAGGGCCTTCTGGCGTCGAGCATCCGCTGTGACGACCCGGTCGTGTTCATGGAACCCAAGCAGATATACCGCGGTATCGAGGGCGAGGTGCCGACGGAGGAGTACACGCTCCCGTTGGACGAGGCCAGAGTCGTCAGCGAGGGCGAGGACGTGACCGTCCTGACGTGGGGCGCGATGCTCCCCGAGGCGAGACGGGCCGCCGAGAGCGTCGACGCCGACGCGGAGGTTATCGACCTCGTCACGCTCTCGCCCCTGGACGTGGAGACCATTCTCGACTCGGTGAAGAAGACGGGTCGGTGCGTCGTCGTCCAGGAGAGCAGGCGGACGCTCGGCCTCGGGTCGGAGCTGTCGGCCCTGCTGAACGAGTACGCCTTGGACCGCCTGAAGGCGCCGGTCAAACGCGCCTCCGGGTACGACGTGCACTTCCCCGCGAACGACATCGAGGACGACTACCTGACGGACGCCGAACGCGCCGAACACGCCATCGAGGCGGTGATGAGCTATGAGTTCTGAGACCCACGCGAGACCGACCGCGACCCGAGACGAATCGCCCGCCCGAACGGACTCGAACGAGGACGACGCGGACGCCCCGCGGGGTGCGCGATGACCCGCTACGAGTTCGAACTCCCCGACCCCGGCGAGGGGTTGACGGAGGCCGAAATCGTCGAGTGGCACGTCGGGTCCGGCGACGACGTCGCCGAGGACGACGTGCTCTGCGAGGTGGAGACGGACAAGGCCGTCACCGACGTCCCTTCGCCGTGTCCAGGGACGATAGAGGAACTGAAGGCCGACGCGGGCGATACCGTGCAGGTCGGGTCCGTCCTCGTCGTCATGGAGACGGACTCGCCGCCGAGCGGTGCGGCCGAAGAGGAGGCGGCCGAGGAAGCGGAGGAAGAGGCCGAAGAGGCCGAAGAGACCGACGAAACCGAAGGAGGCGAAGCGGAGAACGAGGACGACGCGGCCGACGAGGAAGAATCCGAATCCGACGAAGAAGCCGACGGAGCGGACGAGGAAACCGAGACCGAAGACGACTCCGAGGAGTCTGAAGAGGAGACGGACGAATCAGAGGACGCCGACGAGAGCGACGACGGACCGCGGAGCGTCGACGAGGGCCGCGAACAGGCCGTCCAGCAGTCCGAGGCCGAGGCCCAGAGCGACCAAGAGGCCGACGCCGAGTCGGAGGGCGAGGAGTCGCAGTCGCCGTCGACCGAAGCGGGTCGCGTGTTCGCCGCGCCGCGGACGCGGGCGTACGCCCGCGAGGAGGGCGTCGACGTCTCCGACATAGACGGGTCGGGACCGAACGGGCGCGTCCTCCGCGAAGACATCGAGGCGCGCCTCTCCGGGTCCGGCGAGAGCGCCGACGGGGAGGCCGCGGAAGCGTCCGAGGCGTCCGCCGGCGAATCGGCGACGTCCGGCGGTGCGGCGGCGAACGCCATCTCCCACCCGACCACCGAGATAGAACCCGTGCCGGTCGACGAGGACGAAGAGCGCTCCGAGCGGCGCGACCTCTCGGGCCTGCGCGGGCAGATAGCCGAGAACATGACTCGCTCGGCGTCCATCGTCCCGCAGTTGACCTCGGGCTTTCAGGCCGACGCCACGGAACTGATCGAACTGAAGGAGCGACTGGACGAGGCGCACGACGTGCACGTGACGTACACGCCCATCCTCCTGAAGGCCGTCGCCCCCGCGCTGAAGCAGTTCCCGATGGTGAACGCCAGCGTCGACGACACGACGGGAGAAATCGTCGAGAAGCACTACTACAACGTCGGCTTCGCCGTCGACACCGAGGACGGTCTGATGGTTCCCGTCATCGAGGACATCGACCGGAAGTCCATCGTCGAGGTGGCCCGCGAGATGAACGACCTCGCCGAACGGGCCCGCGACCGGTCCATCGGCGGCGAGGAGATGCAAGGCGGCACGTTCACCGTCACCAACCTCGCCACGCGCGGCGAGCACCGAACGTTCGGCACGCCCGTCATCAATCACCCCGAGGCGGCCATCATGGGTATCGGCCGGATTCGAAAGGAACCCGTCGCGACGGCCGACGACGAGGTGGAAGTGCGCCCGCAGGTGGACTTCTACCTCACCTACGACCACCGCCTCGTGGACGGCGTGAAGGCCAACGAGTTCATGGAGTACGTCATCGAGGGCGTCGAGAACACCGACGTGCTCCTCGGCCGCCTGTAGGCGGTCGAACCGCGTCCGTCTCCGTCCCCGCTTTCGCCCGACTCTCCGCCGATACCTCTCGTGCGAATCGACACTCATCAGCTCCGACAACTCCCGGACGGCGGCCCAATGATTGACGTGCGTGGCGGACCGACGTTGACAGCGCATGAGTTCCACCGCGCACGACAGCGACGCCATCGTCTCGCCGGAATGGGTCGAAGACCACCTCGAGGAGTTCGGGAGCGACGACCCCGACTACCGTCTCGTGGAGGCCGACATCGACTACGACGAGTCCTACGCGGAGTCGCACATCCCCAACGCCGTCGGCTTCCGCTGGGGGTCGCACCTTCAGGACTCCGTCCAGCGCGACATCCTCCACAAGGAGGAGTTCGCGGAGATAATGGGCGAGGCCGGAATTACGGAGGACTCCACCGTCGTGCTGTACGGCGACGAGTCGAACCAGTGGGCCGCCTACACCTACTGGCAGTTCAAGTACTACGGCCACGACGACGTGAAACTGCTCGACGGGGGTCGACCCTACTGGATGGAGAACGACTTCCCGACCAGCGAGGAGGAACCCGACTTCTCCGAGCGAGAGTACGACGCCAGCGGCCCGTTCGACGGCCTCCGAATCTACCGGGAAGGCGTCGACGACGCCCTCGAACTCGACGTCCCCCTCGTCGACGTGCGGAGCGGCGAGGAGTACCGCGGCGAGAAGATAGCGCCCGAGGGGAGCCCCGAGACGGCCCAGCGCGCGGGCCACATCCCCGGCGCGGAGAACATCACGTGGAGCGAGAACCTCGCTGACGACGGCCGGTTCAAAGACCCCGAGGAACTCCGCGAGATGTACGCCGAACACGGCATCGAGGGCGACAGTCAGGTCGTGACCTACTGCCGCATCGGCGAGCGCTCCTCTATCACTTGGTTCTCCCTGCACGAACTGCTGGGCTGGGAGGACGTGCGCAACTACGACGGGTCGTGGACCGAGTGGGGCAACCTCATCCGCTCGCCCATCGAAGTCGAAACCGACGACCCGGCGTCGCGCGCGAGCAAGGGATAACTCCCGAGCGCCGTTCGGGCGACAGTACTATCTACGTCGGAGCGGTTCTCTCTGACATGAGTCCGTCGCTCACGTCCATCGCCGGATTCGACTACGAGACGCTCCTCGACATCACGGTCAATCTCGTGCCGATGGGCATCCTCCTCTTCTTCGTCGGTGTGAACCTCGTGTTCAACCCGTACCCCTACGACCCGTTCGCGATGAACCTCACGCACATGCTCACGCTCATTCCGTTGGTCCTGCTCGGACTGTTGACGTTCGTCTCCGCGAGAGCCATCTCGTCCAGCGGAGACGAGTCGGGCGACGAAGTGGTGCCCGAGTCCGACAGACTGTAGCCGACGGGTCGAGCCGTCTCGTCTCTCCGCCCACCTTTTCCGCCCCGCTCACTCGCCCCTGCGTTTGAACCCGACGGTAGTCACGCCGGCGCAGCGTTCGCACCGCGCGTTCACCACGCCGTCCGGGTGTCGGTCGGTCACCACCGAGCGCTCGGGAACGACGAGCGTGACCGGGGCGCCGCACGTCGCACAGAGCGCGTACGCGGACCGCCCTCGAAAGACGCGAATGCCGTCGTCAGCAGGACCGGGGGACGCTGGCCGGACGACCGAACCACAGGAGGGGCACTCGACGAGGGTGACGCCGTCTGCGTCGGAGGCGTCCGACTCGAACGCCACGACCGCCTCCGAGGCGGACAGCGACGCTCGGCAGTTCGGACAGATGCCGTCGGACGGCGCGTCGGGTCGCACGGTCAGCACCGACCCGTCGTTCTCGGCGCGGTCGCCCGTCCGACGCGGTCCGTGGTACGACTGTTCATACTCGGTCGGTCGGGGGCGGTCCTCAAAGTCGTTCAGGCCGGATACGCAATCTCTTGAAGAGGGAGACGAGTCGAACTCAGGCGGACTCGTCGTCTCGTTCGCGCGACCCGAACCAGACGCCGACGGTGAGACCGTATATCAGATGTCCCGCGTGGAACACGGCCGACTCGTCCGTATCTAGCTCCATCGCGACGAGGTACTTCAGGACGACGTGCTCGCCGAAGAGAGAGAGCGCGACGCCGTACAGCGATCCGAGAATCAACCCGACGGTCTCGGGTTCGTCGGTCCGGACGCCGCGGCGGGTCCAACCGAATCCGAAGGCGACGCCGCCGCCGACGCCGTACGCGAGGTGGAGCAGAACGGACGAGATGGGGTAGTCCTCGGAGTCGCCGCCGAGCCATCGGCTCAGGAAGTTCGACGTCGGAGGGAGCGACCGGGCGGTCGGTTCGCGGAACGCCGTCATCACGACGGTCGCCACGAACCCCGCGACGACGCCGGTTTTCAGCGTCGACGCGCCGTCCGAGTCGCCGCCGTCGTCTCGCCGCGCCGACCGTAGAAGTGCCATGGGTACGTCGTCGGAAGTGGCCCGGTTTCGATAAGCGTGACGGCCCCTCGAAGCGTCGGGAGCAGGTTCGAGAGGCCGATTATCGACGGACACACCAGGCGTTTCTGAAGCGCCTGCCGGGGTCGGATAAACGCCTTCACATAGAAAGCAGGCCGGCTATACGCGGTCGGGGAGCGAGCCCGAACGGCTTACGACGCCCGGCGCCACTCCGGCGTCGGGACAGCGTCGGAGCCGAACGGGTCGCGCGCGGCGCCGACCGTCCGGACAGACTCGACGCTACTCACCGGTCGAGTCCTCCTCGTTCCAGAACCGTTTGTCCCGGTCGTACCGCCACCGGCCACCCTCTCTCCGGACGCCCGGAACCGACTCCAGGGCCTCGGTCAGTCGGTCGGCGTCGACGCTCGAACCGGTCTCCGACGCCGCGCGTTCGACGAGGTCGGCGGCGGTCGCGCCGGCGTCGTCCGACGCGGCTAACGCCTCGAACGCCGCCGCGAACGCCGCCGCCTCGGCGTCGTCCATCGCCTCGCGTTCGAGGGCGTGCTTCGCACTCCCGTAACGGTCGTCGGCGCCGTCGAGGACGCGGCGCCCGTCGTCACCCTCGCGGTTCGCGCCCGTCGCCTCCTCGGCGTCGTCAGACGGCGTCTCGCTCCCGTCGTATCGCCACTCGCCGCCCTCGTCCGACGGCGGGACGACGCCGGGGAGAGCGCCGAACGGGTCGCGGACGAGTTCGTCCCACCACCGCTCGCCGTCGTCGTACCCGAGGTCGGTCTCGCTGTACGCGGCGTCGATTATCTCTTCGGACGTCGCCGACCCCCAGTTACGGAGGAAGACGACCGCGCGCGCCAGGGCGTCCGCGACGCCGGGGTGGAGGTCGGCCGTCTCGATGGCGCGTTCGGCCTCCGCGGGGACATCCGGACGCGACGCCGAATCGTCCGTCTCCGTCCGGAGCAACCGGCGACCGCTCGGGGTGAGTTCGTACTCGCCGCCGTCCGCTTGGGCGACGAGTCCGCCCTCGGCGAGGCGCGAAAGACGCTCTTCGACCGCCTCGGTCGAGGCGTCCTCGCGCGCCGCCGTCTGTACGTCGCTCGCGGTCGCCGGGCCGTCGTCCCCGAGTGCCAGGAGAATCGCGAGGTCGCGAGTATCGAGGTCCATCGTCACGGGCGAACTACCGTCCGGCGGTCCCTAAACGTTCTCGCGGGAGCGGTCGGCGGGTCGAAGAAAAAGCTCGGTGCGTCCGGGGTGCGGCCGAGTCGCTACGCCGCGTCCGCGAACTCCTCGACGATGGTTTCGCAGAACGCCGAGATGTCGTCGGGCTTGCGACTCGTGACGACGCGTTGGTCGGTGACGACTTCCTCGTCGACCCACTCGCCGCCGGCGTTGCGGATGTCCGTCTGCAGGCTGGGGAAGGAGGTGAGCGTCAGACCGTCGACGACGCCCGCCTCGACAAGCGTCCACGGGCCGTGACAGATGACGCCGACCGGCTTGTCGTCCGCGACGTGTTCTTCGATGAACGTCGTCGCCTCGTCCTCCAGACGGATTCGGTCCGCGCCGACGGTGCCGCCCGGGATGACCAGCGCGTCGAAGTCGTCGGCCGAGACGTCCTCGAACGCCTCCTCGATTTCGACGGTTTGGCCCTCTTCGAGGTCGTTGTTGACCAGGTCCGCGTCGCCGGTTTCGGGTCCGACGACCGTGACGTCGGCGCCGGCGTCGGTGACGGCCTCTCTGGGCTCCGTGAACTCCACTTCCTCCGAACCCGCGGAGGCGACGAAGATAGCGACCGATACGTCCTCGAGCTGCTGACCGGAGTCGCTCATACGGATTAATTCGAGGGTCGTAGAGCTGATAAGAATTTGGGCAGAACCGTCGTACGAGGTCGAGAGCGCAGTACTGCGACGGGAAATTCGATCGGCGGCCGCGGCAGCCTACCAGGACATCCAGGAGGGGTCTTCGCACCGGTGTCGGCGGGCGATAGCGTCGATGCGCTTCTCGTCCTCGTCGTCCAGTTCGAGGGTCCGAGCGGAGAGGTTGTCCCGGAGGTGGTCGACGGAACTCGTCCGCGGAATCGGCGTCGCGCCCTTCTCCAGCACCCACGCGAGGCTCACGGCCGGCGGCGAGACGCCGTGTTTGTCGGCTATCTCGACGATGGCGTCCTCCTCGAACACCTCTCCCTGCGCCAGCGGCGAGTACGCGACGAGGTCGGTGTCGCTCCCGTAGAGGAACTCGCGCATCTCCTCTTGGGGAAGCAGCGGATGCATCTCCACCTGATTGGCCTCGATGGGGACGTCCACGAGGTCGCGCGCCAGCGACACGTCGTCGATGGTGTAGTTGCTCACGCCGAGGTTCGAGACTCGGCCCGACTCCACGAACTCTTCGAGGACGGGCAGCACCGTCTCGACGTCGTCCTGTCCCTTCGGCCAGTGGTGGTACAGCAGGTCGATGCGGTCGAGTCCGAGTCGCTCGAAGCTCTCTTCGGCCGCCGTTCGCACGTACTCCTCGGTCTTTTCCGGTTCCTCGAAGTGTGCCACCTTGGTCGCCACGAACAGGTCCTCGCGGTCGACGTCCGAGGCGGCGATGGCCTCGCCGACCGTCTCCTCGTTCTCGTAGAGGCGGGCGGTGTCGAGGTGTCGGTAACCGGCGTCGATGGCGGCCTCGATGGTGTCGGCCCCCTCGTCGCCTTTCAGGCTGTACGTCCCGAGTCCGAGTCGCGTGTCGTCGTCGAACACGCTTCCTCCTACCGGCGCGCTAGATAAAGGGGTGACGCCCGCAACGTTCAGTGGAACCGACGCGCGCCCATCATTCGGACCGTCCGCCGGGCAGTTCGACATCTCTCTTCCCTACTCTGTTTATATCAAGTGCACCTTTAGTTCTTTTTCCGAGGAATATAACGTCAAAGACTCATAT
It encodes:
- a CDS encoding type 1 glutamine amidotransferase domain-containing protein; translated protein: MSDSGQQLEDVSVAIFVASAGSEEVEFTEPREAVTDAGADVTVVGPETGDADLVNNDLEEGQTVEIEEAFEDVSADDFDALVIPGGTVGADRIRLEDEATTFIEEHVADDKPVGVICHGPWTLVEAGVVDGLTLTSFPSLQTDIRNAGGEWVDEEVVTDQRVVTSRKPDDISAFCETIVEEFADAA
- a CDS encoding DUF6684 family protein, which translates into the protein MSPSLTSIAGFDYETLLDITVNLVPMGILLFFVGVNLVFNPYPYDPFAMNLTHMLTLIPLVLLGLLTFVSARAISSSGDESGDEVVPESDRL
- a CDS encoding sulfurtransferase → MSSTAHDSDAIVSPEWVEDHLEEFGSDDPDYRLVEADIDYDESYAESHIPNAVGFRWGSHLQDSVQRDILHKEEFAEIMGEAGITEDSTVVLYGDESNQWAAYTYWQFKYYGHDDVKLLDGGRPYWMENDFPTSEEEPDFSEREYDASGPFDGLRIYREGVDDALELDVPLVDVRSGEEYRGEKIAPEGSPETAQRAGHIPGAENITWSENLADDGRFKDPEELREMYAEHGIEGDSQVVTYCRIGERSSITWFSLHELLGWEDVRNYDGSWTEWGNLIRSPIEVETDDPASRASKG
- the lpdA gene encoding dihydrolipoyl dehydrogenase, with amino-acid sequence MSDQQIPNETELLVVGAGPGGYVAAIRAGQLGLDVILVEKEAVGGTCLNYGCIPSKALISAADTAHDAAGAENRGVRADPEVHLEDTVEWKDGVVDRLTGGVEQLCEAAGATVVEGVAEFVDGTTATVRTDDGEAELSFEYAVVATGSRPVELPGFAFDDDPILDSRGALALEEAPDSLLVVGGGYIGMELAGVYAKVGTDVTVVEMLDEVLPGYGEEASELVRERAAESGVDFQFGEQADEWTEADDGDGVRVTTVTEDGEESEYDADRVLVVVGREPVADTANLDAIGVETNEDGFVETDGRGRTAVDNVFAVGDVAGEPMVAHKGMREGETVAEVIAGEPAALDYQAVPTVVFTDPEIATVGMTESDAEEAGYDTVVGEMPLRANGRALTLDEEEGFVRVVADDDEGYLLGAQIVAPEASELIAEFGLALELGATLDDVSATIHTHPTLSEAAKEAAANASGRAIHTQND
- a CDS encoding thiamine pyrophosphate-dependent enzyme, which codes for MSEESEESENETETETEMWSEPGQPGDFRQLLDEDGDLLDDAAVPDLADDELVGLYRTMVATRTLEEKMLNMQRSGEASLVARSLGEEATALGAAAALGEDDWVFYTYRQNAALLHWDVPMAEIILGVTGQAPETVAEGLGDWESPVNFSPDYTPVGVNVTNAAGSAMTDRFRDRDNVSMAFIGDGSTSEGSFHDGMNFAGVFDAPVVVVVQNNQWAISEPSKRQTGAETFAQKAEAYGVPHERVDGNDVLAVYEAAEEAVERAREGGGATLIECVTYRMGNHNTSDNASLYREEEELKEEWADRDPIDRFSAYLDGESLLDEGEREEIQEAVDGEVDDAVATARDVPDSDPMRMFDHHLHGTSWREAHQRTEFRRERDGENPFTDFTGEAFDTEQWADEGPSLDVDASPLDPDDADSESMDIVSAVNRTLHQEMDRDDDTRALGYDIGPLGGVFRATDGLLDEFGDSRVIDTPLSENGIIGTAAGMAMRDDRPIPEIEFMGFFYPAFGQFMYAVAKMYKRTGGDVEMPMTIRMPYGGGIKALEYHQESTETFEIHAPGVRVVCPSTPYQTKGLLASSIRCDDPVVFMEPKQIYRGIEGEVPTEEYTLPLDEARVVSEGEDVTVLTWGAMLPEARRAAESVDADAEVIDLVTLSPLDVETILDSVKKTGRCVVVQESRRTLGLGSELSALLNEYALDRLKAPVKRASGYDVHFPANDIEDDYLTDAERAEHAIEAVMSYEF
- a CDS encoding dihydrolipoamide acetyltransferase family protein: MTRYEFELPDPGEGLTEAEIVEWHVGSGDDVAEDDVLCEVETDKAVTDVPSPCPGTIEELKADAGDTVQVGSVLVVMETDSPPSGAAEEEAAEEAEEEAEEAEETDETEGGEAENEDDAADEEESESDEEADGADEETETEDDSEESEEETDESEDADESDDGPRSVDEGREQAVQQSEAEAQSDQEADAESEGEESQSPSTEAGRVFAAPRTRAYAREEGVDVSDIDGSGPNGRVLREDIEARLSGSGESADGEAAEASEASAGESATSGGAAANAISHPTTEIEPVPVDEDEERSERRDLSGLRGQIAENMTRSASIVPQLTSGFQADATELIELKERLDEAHDVHVTYTPILLKAVAPALKQFPMVNASVDDTTGEIVEKHYYNVGFAVDTEDGLMVPVIEDIDRKSIVEVAREMNDLAERARDRSIGGEEMQGGTFTVTNLATRGEHRTFGTPVINHPEAAIMGIGRIRKEPVATADDEVEVRPQVDFYLTYDHRLVDGVKANEFMEYVIEGVENTDVLLGRL
- a CDS encoding aldo/keto reductase, with product MFDDDTRLGLGTYSLKGDEGADTIEAAIDAGYRHLDTARLYENEETVGEAIAASDVDREDLFVATKVAHFEEPEKTEEYVRTAAEESFERLGLDRIDLLYHHWPKGQDDVETVLPVLEEFVESGRVSNLGVSNYTIDDVSLARDLVDVPIEANQVEMHPLLPQEEMREFLYGSDTDLVAYSPLAQGEVFEEDAIVEIADKHGVSPPAVSLAWVLEKGATPIPRTSSVDHLRDNLSARTLELDDEDEKRIDAIARRHRCEDPSWMSW